In Myxococcus stipitatus, the following are encoded in one genomic region:
- a CDS encoding metalloregulator ArsR/SmtB family transcription factor produces MEALSQSFRALGDPTRLRILRLVSEAPLNVTELVSLVGVAQSSVSHHLGKLKGLGLIREERQAGFSYYSLALEGDDARWPLIRLAREAEDAAGDSARLKDLLRARADRQALNERLLEPGQSWSLWAGALASLLPPLDVADFGCGTGVLSVAIARWARHVWAIDQNADALEQARARAGSERAGNVSFLCEDLHRLSLPSERMDLVVISQSLHHVESPASVMAEAWRLLKPGGRLVLLELMPHDERWVVERLGHRHLGFEPAQLEAALGAQGFASLTRETHARDGASPFRVFLLTGVKPS; encoded by the coding sequence ATGGAAGCTCTGTCCCAATCCTTCCGGGCGCTCGGCGACCCGACGCGGTTGCGCATCCTCCGGCTCGTGTCGGAGGCGCCGCTGAACGTGACGGAGCTGGTGTCGCTGGTCGGCGTGGCCCAGTCGTCGGTGTCCCATCACCTGGGGAAGCTCAAGGGGCTGGGGCTCATCCGCGAGGAGCGGCAGGCGGGCTTCAGCTACTACTCGCTGGCGCTGGAGGGAGATGACGCCCGCTGGCCGCTCATCCGGCTGGCGAGGGAGGCGGAGGACGCGGCGGGGGACTCGGCGCGGTTGAAGGATTTGCTGCGGGCCCGCGCGGACCGGCAGGCCCTCAACGAGCGGCTCCTGGAGCCCGGGCAGTCATGGTCCCTGTGGGCGGGCGCGCTGGCGTCGCTCTTGCCGCCGCTGGATGTGGCCGACTTCGGTTGTGGCACCGGCGTCTTGAGCGTGGCCATCGCGCGGTGGGCCCGGCACGTGTGGGCCATCGACCAGAACGCGGACGCGCTGGAGCAGGCGCGGGCCCGAGCCGGGAGCGAGCGCGCCGGCAACGTCAGCTTCCTGTGCGAGGACCTGCACCGGCTCTCGTTGCCGTCGGAGCGGATGGACCTGGTGGTGATTTCGCAGAGCCTCCATCACGTCGAGTCCCCTGCCTCCGTGATGGCCGAGGCCTGGCGGCTGCTCAAGCCTGGCGGCCGGTTGGTGTTGTTGGAGTTGATGCCGCACGACGAGCGCTGGGTGGTGGAACGGCTGGGCCACCGGCACCTTGGGTTCGAGCCCGCGCAGCTGGAGGCGGCGCTGGGCGCACAGGGCTTCGCGTCGCTCACCCGTGAGACGCACGCCCGCGACGGGGCCAGCCCCTTTCGAGTCTTTCTGCTGACTGGAGTGAAGCCATCATGA
- a CDS encoding patatin-like phospholipase family protein: MAPPSLQQLLEGKRFGLVLSAGYFGFYGHAGFLKGLASTGLKPQAYAGTSAGGMVAAYAATGMPVHAIEELVLRQTRAHFWDPDPIGAVLNADASGHGLTGLLKGERFRRLLEDTLGARTFEDLPHPLLLVGANLTLGSHDVFTTGELAPRVHATCAYPGLFRAVPLDGNLYWDGGLVDKAPALSLHDSAAGKDLDAILVHFLPSKTRKVVGGPLAYAQGLAAGSAALRRDHFRLQLSVLEGRNIPVYVVVSNLPPVTPTTMERGFDALDQARLSTVVSLSRPPVPFAQAQW, translated from the coding sequence ATGGCGCCTCCCTCCCTGCAGCAGCTTCTCGAAGGAAAGCGGTTTGGCCTGGTCCTCTCGGCCGGTTACTTCGGCTTCTACGGCCATGCAGGCTTTCTCAAGGGGCTGGCGAGCACGGGGCTCAAGCCGCAGGCCTACGCGGGCACGTCCGCCGGGGGCATGGTGGCGGCGTACGCGGCGACGGGGATGCCGGTGCACGCGATTGAAGAGCTGGTGCTCCGCCAGACGCGGGCCCACTTCTGGGACCCGGACCCCATTGGCGCGGTGCTCAACGCGGACGCCAGTGGCCACGGCCTGACGGGGCTGCTCAAGGGCGAGCGCTTCCGGCGGCTCCTGGAGGACACGCTCGGCGCGCGGACGTTCGAGGACCTCCCTCACCCGCTGCTGCTCGTCGGCGCCAACCTCACGCTGGGAAGCCACGACGTCTTCACCACGGGGGAGCTGGCCCCGCGCGTCCATGCCACGTGCGCCTATCCAGGCCTGTTCCGCGCGGTGCCGCTGGACGGCAACCTGTATTGGGACGGCGGATTGGTGGACAAGGCGCCCGCGCTCTCACTGCATGACAGCGCCGCGGGGAAGGACCTGGACGCCATCCTCGTGCACTTCCTGCCCAGCAAGACGCGCAAGGTGGTGGGGGGCCCCCTGGCGTACGCACAGGGGCTCGCCGCGGGCTCGGCCGCGCTGCGCAGGGACCACTTCCGCCTCCAGCTGTCCGTGCTGGAGGGGCGAAACATCCCCGTCTACGTCGTGGTCTCCAACCTGCCGCCGGTGACGCCCACCACCATGGAGCGAGGCTTCGACGCGCTGGACCAGGCACGGCTCTCCACCGTGGTCTCCCTCTCCCGGCCCCCCGTGCCCTTCGCCCAGGCGCAGTGGTGA
- a CDS encoding CoA-binding protein: MSWEENLIKDEEGVARVVKNARRVAVLGMKTEQQSGQAAFYVPDYLARAGVDVVPVPVYYPDVTHILGKPVFRRVADVPGEVDVVDVFRRPQDIDAHVDDLIAKKPKAVWFQSGIRNDAAAEKLARAGIQVVQDRCLMVDHRRYGAK; this comes from the coding sequence ATGAGCTGGGAAGAGAACCTCATCAAGGACGAAGAGGGCGTGGCGCGCGTGGTGAAGAACGCGCGGCGGGTGGCGGTGCTGGGGATGAAGACCGAGCAGCAGTCGGGACAGGCTGCCTTCTACGTGCCGGACTATCTGGCCCGAGCGGGCGTGGACGTGGTGCCGGTGCCCGTCTACTACCCGGACGTGACGCACATCCTGGGCAAGCCCGTGTTCCGGCGGGTGGCGGACGTGCCGGGCGAGGTCGACGTGGTGGATGTCTTCCGCCGGCCGCAGGACATCGACGCGCACGTGGACGACCTCATCGCCAAGAAGCCGAAGGCGGTGTGGTTCCAGTCCGGCATCCGCAACGACGCCGCGGCGGAGAAGCTCGCGCGCGCGGGCATCCAGGTGGTGCAGGACCGCTGCCTGATGGTGGACCACCGGCGCTACGGCGCGAAGTGA
- a CDS encoding DUF2795 domain-containing protein has protein sequence MAFGTAEDPGLSITPHLDSVDYPSTREELVEAAEDSEAPVSIINVLKCLPRTEYASREDVMRDLAEAARRFARGGLVDDDGARRDRRNIGRDLVENAPEGATRHP, from the coding sequence ATGGCATTCGGAACCGCGGAAGACCCCGGGCTCTCCATCACCCCTCACCTCGACTCGGTGGACTACCCGTCGACGCGGGAGGAGCTCGTCGAGGCCGCCGAGGACAGCGAGGCCCCCGTCAGCATCATCAACGTCCTCAAGTGCCTGCCGCGCACCGAGTACGCCTCGCGCGAGGACGTGATGCGGGATTTGGCGGAGGCGGCCCGGCGCTTCGCCCGGGGTGGGCTGGTGGATGACGACGGCGCTCGCAGGGACCGGCGCAACATCGGCAGGGACCTGGTGGAGAACGCCCCCGAGGGGGCCACGCGTCACCCCTGA
- a CDS encoding protein tyrosine phosphatase, with the protein MTAAPLLLVWLTLASTPPSPAPAASSRDIYSLEDDAFVSQAQRDLAELERNTQGLRRLQEELKESKALYAQKQSVPYTPDQKQRLLTTWASFFDYFLSTEVIRQRYWDFVKVPALLQPKKHAWGFLLTHGALTTELAHGLTYAQLTNGRKQLEVLLDEPSPDYGLPPRAFARFKDKVIHVATTTQLYTGDTYKEQLRPLLVKAGALDAPRVPWVLQEMKLNSEVARGLLIKRGATLFAKAAADVTQDTAQRAFFPVQRSVAEWMGDTRVHRSGKPLIRREQVDALIQRMEPGDVMVARQNWYLSNIGLPGFWPHAELYVGTAPELARYFDEDLGVKAWLASLPGAPTTFTQHLARAFPEKWSAYGQKDPHGDALRIIESISEGVSFTGPEHGMRVDYLGVMRPRLSRLDKARAILRAFAYQGRPYDFDFDFFSDQTLVCTELVWKSYAPSKEMRGLNVPLVNVVGRRTLPANELVRVFDAEHGREDRQFDFVAFLDGREGEGLAKEADEAAFRYSYRRAKWDIAQE; encoded by the coding sequence ATGACCGCCGCACCCCTGCTGCTCGTCTGGCTCACGCTCGCCAGCACGCCGCCGTCGCCGGCCCCCGCCGCCAGTTCCCGCGATATCTACTCGCTCGAGGACGACGCCTTCGTCTCCCAGGCCCAAAGAGACCTGGCGGAGCTCGAGCGCAACACCCAGGGCCTGCGCCGCCTCCAGGAAGAGCTCAAGGAGTCGAAGGCGCTCTACGCGCAGAAGCAGAGCGTGCCGTACACGCCGGACCAGAAGCAGCGGCTGCTCACCACGTGGGCCTCCTTCTTCGACTACTTCCTCTCCACCGAGGTCATCCGTCAGCGCTACTGGGACTTCGTGAAGGTGCCCGCGCTCCTCCAGCCGAAGAAGCACGCCTGGGGCTTCCTGCTCACCCACGGCGCGCTCACCACGGAGCTGGCTCACGGCCTCACCTACGCGCAGCTCACCAACGGCCGCAAGCAGTTGGAGGTCCTCCTCGACGAGCCCTCCCCCGACTATGGCCTCCCCCCGCGCGCCTTCGCCCGCTTCAAGGACAAGGTCATCCACGTGGCCACCACCACGCAGCTCTACACGGGCGATACGTACAAGGAGCAGTTGAGGCCGCTGCTGGTGAAGGCCGGAGCGCTGGACGCGCCGCGGGTCCCCTGGGTGCTGCAGGAGATGAAGCTCAACAGCGAAGTCGCCCGCGGACTGCTCATCAAGCGCGGCGCCACGCTCTTCGCCAAGGCCGCGGCGGACGTCACCCAGGACACGGCCCAGCGCGCCTTCTTCCCCGTCCAGCGCTCCGTGGCCGAGTGGATGGGAGACACCCGCGTGCACCGCTCCGGCAAGCCCCTCATCCGCCGCGAGCAGGTGGACGCGCTGATTCAGCGCATGGAGCCCGGCGACGTCATGGTGGCCCGGCAGAACTGGTACCTCTCCAACATCGGGCTGCCGGGCTTCTGGCCCCACGCGGAGCTCTACGTGGGCACCGCGCCGGAGCTGGCCCGCTACTTCGACGAGGACCTGGGCGTGAAGGCGTGGCTCGCCAGCCTCCCCGGCGCTCCCACCACCTTCACGCAGCACCTTGCGCGCGCCTTCCCGGAGAAGTGGTCCGCGTACGGACAGAAGGACCCGCACGGAGACGCCCTGCGCATCATCGAGTCCATCAGCGAGGGCGTCAGCTTCACCGGCCCCGAGCACGGCATGCGCGTGGACTACCTGGGCGTCATGCGCCCCCGGCTGTCGCGGCTGGACAAGGCCCGCGCCATCCTCCGCGCGTTCGCCTACCAGGGCCGCCCCTACGACTTCGACTTCGACTTCTTCTCCGACCAGACGCTGGTGTGCACGGAGCTGGTGTGGAAGTCCTACGCGCCCTCGAAGGAGATGCGCGGACTCAACGTGCCGCTGGTCAACGTCGTGGGCCGGCGCACCCTGCCCGCCAACGAGCTCGTGCGCGTCTTCGACGCGGAGCACGGACGCGAGGACCGGCAGTTCGACTTCGTCGCCTTCCTGGACGGCCGGGAGGGCGAGGGGCTCGCGAAAGAGGCGGACGAGGCGGCTTTCCGCTACAGCTACCGCCGGGCCAAGTGGGACATCGCCCAGGAGTAG
- a CDS encoding transglutaminase-like domain-containing protein: MARERLVSALAAEPPRLDLAALAIATLDRPELDAPACLHVLDVLACRVQVETERLKEKGEALAPLRALRHVLSDIEGFRGNEDDYHAPDNSFLDQVLERKLGLPITLSVVYLEVARRAGIPLYGVPFPGHFLVAHDAGDHKLVMDPFHDGDILTEHGCEELLKRVAPQLKFDRAMLAPAPVELIAYRMLSNLRRVYLGREDRERGLAVVDLLLLLAPDHPGELRTRAALLANLGAYRAALRDVERCLELSPEAPDRDRLELTARELRERASLLN, encoded by the coding sequence CTGGCCCGGGAACGGTTGGTGTCGGCGCTGGCCGCGGAGCCACCCCGCCTGGACCTGGCCGCCCTGGCCATCGCCACCCTCGACCGGCCGGAGCTGGATGCTCCCGCGTGCCTCCATGTGCTGGATGTCCTGGCCTGCCGGGTGCAAGTCGAGACGGAGCGGCTCAAGGAGAAGGGCGAAGCCCTGGCGCCCCTGCGAGCGCTGCGTCACGTGCTCTCGGACATCGAGGGCTTCCGTGGCAACGAGGACGACTACCACGCGCCCGACAACAGCTTCCTGGACCAGGTGCTGGAGCGGAAGCTGGGCCTGCCGATAACGCTGTCGGTGGTCTACCTGGAGGTGGCGCGCCGTGCGGGCATCCCGCTCTACGGAGTGCCGTTTCCCGGACACTTCCTGGTGGCCCACGACGCGGGGGACCACAAGCTGGTGATGGACCCGTTCCACGACGGAGACATCCTCACGGAGCACGGCTGCGAGGAGCTGCTCAAGCGCGTGGCCCCGCAGCTCAAGTTCGACCGGGCCATGCTGGCCCCCGCGCCGGTGGAGCTGATTGCGTACCGCATGTTGTCCAACCTCCGGCGCGTGTACCTGGGCCGGGAGGACCGTGAGCGGGGGCTGGCCGTGGTGGACCTGCTGTTGCTCCTGGCGCCGGACCATCCCGGGGAGCTGCGCACGCGCGCGGCGCTGCTGGCGAACCTGGGCGCCTACCGCGCGGCGCTGCGCGACGTGGAGCGGTGCCTGGAGCTCTCTCCAGAGGCGCCGGACCGAGACCGGTTGGAGCTGACGGCGCGGGAACTGCGCGAGCGCGCCTCGCTGCTCAACTAA
- a CDS encoding NUDIX hydrolase: MSQTVKPWPRLRQGLQHDYRVLKVREDIWADPRTNLEHSRVRVDCADWVNVIAVTAKDELVFVRQFRFGIGANTLEVVGGMVDPGEDPAAAAARELEEETGYVHGRLVPLGAVHPNPAVQDNRCHTFLALDCVKAHDGRLDEGEDIAVELYPRTELPRLILEGHITHALVVVAFFLERLHSEGGAAK; this comes from the coding sequence ATGTCCCAGACAGTGAAGCCCTGGCCTCGACTGCGCCAGGGGTTGCAGCACGACTACCGCGTGTTGAAGGTGCGCGAGGACATCTGGGCGGACCCGAGGACGAACCTGGAGCACTCGCGCGTGCGGGTGGACTGCGCGGACTGGGTCAACGTCATCGCGGTGACGGCGAAGGATGAGCTGGTCTTCGTGCGGCAGTTCCGCTTCGGCATCGGCGCCAACACGCTGGAGGTGGTGGGAGGCATGGTGGACCCGGGCGAGGACCCGGCCGCCGCCGCCGCGCGCGAGCTGGAGGAGGAGACGGGCTACGTGCACGGACGCCTGGTGCCGCTGGGCGCGGTGCATCCCAACCCCGCGGTGCAGGACAACCGCTGCCACACCTTCCTGGCGCTGGACTGCGTGAAGGCCCATGACGGGCGGCTGGACGAAGGCGAGGACATCGCCGTGGAGCTCTACCCGCGCACGGAGCTGCCCCGGCTCATCCTGGAGGGCCACATCACCCACGCGCTCGTGGTGGTGGCCTTCTTCCTGGAGCGGCTGCACTCGGAAGGCGGCGCGGCGAAGTAG
- the moaC gene encoding cyclic pyranopterin monophosphate synthase MoaC, with the protein MKMVDVGAKPKTERVAVATALLRMLPATRERILAGKVEKGDVLAAARLAGIMAAKRTPDFVPLCHPIALSGVEVTLEPVAQGLSIRATVRTVDRTGVEMEALTSACAAALTVYDMCKSVDRGMVMEAVQLEHKSGGRSGTWERGSQPPEAPTKRARKRAKR; encoded by the coding sequence ATGAAGATGGTGGATGTCGGCGCGAAGCCGAAGACGGAGCGCGTGGCGGTGGCCACGGCGTTGTTGCGCATGCTGCCCGCGACGCGGGAGCGCATCCTCGCGGGGAAGGTGGAGAAGGGGGACGTGCTCGCCGCGGCGAGGCTCGCGGGCATCATGGCCGCCAAGCGCACGCCGGACTTCGTCCCGCTGTGCCACCCCATCGCCTTGTCGGGGGTGGAGGTGACGCTCGAGCCCGTGGCCCAGGGGCTGTCCATCCGCGCGACGGTGCGCACCGTGGACCGCACGGGCGTGGAGATGGAGGCCCTCACGTCCGCGTGCGCGGCGGCCCTCACCGTCTATGACATGTGCAAGAGCGTGGACCGGGGCATGGTGATGGAGGCCGTCCAGCTCGAGCACAAGTCCGGCGGACGCTCCGGCACCTGGGAGCGGGGCTCGCAGCCCCCTGAAGCCCCCACGAAGCGGGCCCGGAAGCGCGCGAAGCGATAG